From the genome of Spinacia oleracea cultivar Varoflay chromosome 2, BTI_SOV_V1, whole genome shotgun sequence, one region includes:
- the LOC110776935 gene encoding pectinesterase 2: MAYYPIFLVIVTFLTFLVESYGDPPNLLSSWCNKTPYPKQCEYYLSHNQYSPPITGKSDFLKKMMQIALQNALKAHQSANSIEYSCKDEREKAALKDCLELYELSIQHLNQTMFTSSCTQVDAQTWLSSALTLFQTCQNGFSDLGVTKNVMPMLSNANVSCLISNALSINGPGPIGNNWDEPKDGFPDWVRPGDRKLLQSSSTRANLVVAQDGSGNYKTIGQAISGASGRKGGGRFVIYIKAGIYKENLEIGSNLKNIMFLGDGIGKTIITGSKSVGGGATTFRSATVAVVGSGFMAQGVTFRNTAGPSNHQAVALRSNSDLSVFYKCSFEGYQDTLYVFSNRQYYRECDVYGTVDFIFGNAAVVMQNCNIYTRFPPAGTNTITAQGRTDPNENTGISIHNCRVSSAEDQRGSKTYLGRPWQAYSRTVFMKTYMSSIVDPKGWLEWSGNFALNTLYYGEYANTGPGSSTSNRVNWKGYHVLTTAAEAGKFTVGNFIAGNFWLPNTGVPYMSGL, from the exons ATGGCTTATTATCCTATCTTTCTAGTAATAGTTACTTTTCTCACATTTTTAGTTGAAAGTTATGGTGATCCTCCTAATTTGTTATCATCATGGTGTAACAAAACACCATACCCTAAACAATGTGAATATTACCTTAGCCATAACCAATATTCGCCCCCAATTACAGGAAAATCAGATTTTCTTAAGAAGATGATGCAAATTGCGTTACAAAATGCTTTAAAAGCCCATCAAAGTGCTAATTCAATAGAATATAGTTGTAAGGATGAAAGAGAAAAGGCGGCGTTAAAGGATTGTCTTGAGCTTTATGAGTTAAGTATCCAACACCTTAACCAAACTATGTTCACCTCTAGTTGCACCCAAGTTGATGCCCAAACATGGCTTAGTTCAGCCCTAACCCTTTTCCAAACATGCCAAAATGGGTTTAGTGACTTGGGTGTTACCAAAAATGTTATGCCCATGTTGTCTAATGCTAACGTCTCATGCTTGATTAGTAATGCACTTTCTATTAATGGGCCTGGGCCGATTGGTAATAATTGGGACGAGCCCAAAGATGGATTCCCGGATTGGGTTAGGCCCGGTGACCGGAAATTGCTCCAATCGTCGAGCACTCGAGCAAACCTAGTGGTGGCACAAGACGGTTCGGGGAACTACAAGACCATAGGGCAAGCAATAAGTGGTGCCTCTGGGAGAAAAGGGGGTGGGAGGTTTGTGATTTATATAAAGGCAGGAATTTATAAGGAGAATTTGGAAATAGGGAGTAATTTAAAGAATATTATGTTTTTAGGGGATGGAATAGGGAAGACTATTATCACTGGAAGCAAAAGTGTTGGAGGTGGTGCCACTACCTTCAGATCAGCTACGGTTG CCGTAGTAGGCAGTGGTTTCATGGCACAAGGAGTAACTTTCAGAAACACAGCCGGTCCATCAAACCACCAAGCTGTAGCCCTCCGGTCAAACTCAGACCTCTCAGTGTTCTACAAATGCAGCTTTGAAGGATACCAGGACACTCTATACGTTTTCTCAAACCGCCAATATTATCGTGAATGTGACGTTTATGGAACCGTAGATTTTATATTTGGAAACGCTGCTGTGGTTATGCAAAACTGCAACATTTATACAAGGTTTCCACCCGCTGGGACAAACACAATTACAGCCCAAGGCCGAACTGACCCGAATGAGAACACCGGTATATCGATCCATAATTGTCGGGTCAGCTCGGCAGAAGACCAAAGAGGGTCCAAGACTTACTTGGGCCGGCCTTGGCAAGCATATTCACGAACTGTTTTTATGAAGACATATATGAGCAGTATAGTTGACCCAAAAGGTTGGCTAGAGTGGAGTGGCAATTTTGCCCTTAACACTTTGTACTATGGGGAGTACGCAAATACGGGTCCTGGGTCGTCCACGTCAAATCGGGTCAATTGGAAGGGTTATCATGTGTTAACAACTGCTGCTGAGGCTGGGAAATTCACAGTTGGGAATTTTATTGCTGGGAATTTCTGGTTGCCTAACACTGGTGTGCCTTATATGTCCGGGCTTTAG